The genomic window AATGCAGAGGTTTTTAACGGATCAACGATAATGCTTTCCTTCGATTATTCAGCAAGAAAAATTTGCAGAATACCATCAGGCTTTCTGGAAAAGATTGGGAAATAAAAAAACATACATTAGAAAGATGTAATCAACATGAAGAAATTACTTTACTCTTTAATATCAATTTTTATACTATTAATTATTTTCTTAATTAATAAGAAAAATGATGGAAACACGAATGAAATGAAGCAACAGGGAATGACATTTTATGTTGGAACTTATACAACAAACAGCAGCGAGGGAATTTATAAATATTCATTACTAGGCAATGGAATAATTGAATTTATTGGACTGGCTGTAAAAACAGAAAATCCATCTTTTATAACAAAAAGTGCCGATAAAAAATATCTATTGGCTGTAAATGAAAACAAAGATGGAACTATTAAATCTTTCGAAATAAATGAGGATAGCTTAAAATTTATTAGCAAAAGTTCATCAGGAGGGGCACATCCGTGTTTTGTGTCTGTAAATAAAGAAGGGTATGTGTTAGTTGCTAATTATACCGGAGGAAACGTAGGCTTAATAAAATTAGGCAATAATGGAAAGTTGTCAACACTATTAGATGTACAGCAACACTACGGAAAGGGAACTACTGACCGCCAAAAAACTCCTCATGCACACTCTGTTTGGTTTGAATCAAATGATAAAAATATTATTTCCGTAGATTTAGGAACCAACGAATTAATATTTTCATCTATAGATTCGGAAAAACAAAAATTGATTCCTTCAGAGCAGAAAAAACTAAAAATTGACGCGGGTGCCGGACCACGACACTTAACATTCCATCCGAGTAAAAAATGGATTTACACTGTAAATGAACTTAACTCTACAGTGAGTTTAATTAAAAAGGAAAAAAACAATTATGCTTTAGTATCATCATTTTCCACATTACCTAAAAATTGTACTGAAGAAAATACCTGTGCTGATATACATATATCAAACGATGGAAAATTTCTTTACGCATCTAATCGTGGACATAATAGTATTGCAATTTTTTCTATTGATACTGATGGAAAACTTAGACTACTGAGCCATGAGTCAACAAGAGGAAATGGTCCGCGAAATTTTTCACTATCGCCAGACAATAATTTTATATTGGTAGCTAATCAACATACCGATAATATTGTATCATTTAAGAGAGATGTAAAAACAGGAATGTTAAAGTATATTATGGAAGTAAAGGCTCCTGCTCCGGTTTGTATTTTGTTTTAACAGCTTTTAGTGAAGACCTCGTACTGTATTGGCAACAACAGCTAACACTGTATATTGGTTTTTATATTTAAACAAAAAATATAGAGATTTATTAACCCCGATATTTTTCAACTTACACAGTTTTTAGGATACTCACTTGCATGTAGTACTTAACATCAAGCGCTTTTTTATTATTTGGATATCTTCCTTTAATGTAGAATCATTACTAACCTAACTATGTCAGGAAGATGACACTCATTATTTTCATTCCGTTTGGTATAAACATTAACCCTAAGGATATTTTATATAAGCTATGATCTATTGATTTATAACAATAAATAAATGATTTATATCTCATAAACTTAAACTATGTATATTATTTTGTATTTTTAATTCAAATCCAAGAAATAAATGTCGCCAAAAACCAAATTCCTACTAATATCGCTGTGGTTAAGTATTAATGCTTTTTCACAGAACACTCCTTATTCATTATTAAACGATGAGCTTCTTAATAAGGTTAACACAACCTATATTAATAACCCGATGAGTACATTGTCGAAAAAACCAAACGATTTAGAGTTGTTTAATTACACTTTCGCCGTTTCGGTAAAAGATTCAAAACTTATTCAAAGTGGTAAATGGATAAAAAGCAAAGAAAACGAGTGGATTTGGATACTTAAAATAAAGGCCGGAGAAGCAAAAGCATTGAGTTTGGATTTTAAAAACCTCAAGCTAAATGAAAATGACAAGCTTTACATCTACAATAAACAAAATAACGTTTTTAACATATCTGATATAAATATTGACATTACCGATACTTATCAAAGTGATTTTTTCACAGGAGATAATTTAACAGTTGAGTTTGATCCGGTTTCGAATGACACTTTAAATAATTTTACATCAAAAATAACCGTTAACTATGCATATAAGGATGTTAACAACATAAATTCACTGGGTTTTGGCGCGTCGGATTTATGCCAAATAAACGCGAACTGTAATGAAGAAGAAAATTTTGATCCGGAGAAGAATGCAGTAGTTAGGATACAAACCAGAAAATCAACAAAGGGCTCTACATATTTTGGATGGTGCACAGGAACTATAATTGCTAATACAAGCAAGGACAATACCCAATACTTAATTACTGCCGATCACTGTTACAGCTTCCTAA from Bacteroidota bacterium includes these protein-coding regions:
- a CDS encoding lactonase family protein, which translates into the protein MKKLLYSLISIFILLIIFLINKKNDGNTNEMKQQGMTFYVGTYTTNSSEGIYKYSLLGNGIIEFIGLAVKTENPSFITKSADKKYLLAVNENKDGTIKSFEINEDSLKFISKSSSGGAHPCFVSVNKEGYVLVANYTGGNVGLIKLGNNGKLSTLLDVQQHYGKGTTDRQKTPHAHSVWFESNDKNIISVDLGTNELIFSSIDSEKQKLIPSEQKKLKIDAGAGPRHLTFHPSKKWIYTVNELNSTVSLIKKEKNNYALVSSFSTLPKNCTEENTCADIHISNDGKFLYASNRGHNSIAIFSIDTDGKLRLLSHESTRGNGPRNFSLSPDNNFILVANQHTDNIVSFKRDVKTGMLKYIMEVKAPAPVCILF